CCACCGCTTTTCTGCCTTTGCTGCCTttgctgcgttgcggtggtGTGGAGCGTGATCGCGGCAACGGCCCGCTCTGCATGCACCGGAATCGCAGTGGGCTGGACGACGCCACACGGCGTTGGTTGTCCCGTCTCCTCGACGAGTCCTCGCTGCAAGTGTGTACGCTGCAGGAGACTCACTTCTCCCCTGCAGGCCTGGAAGGCGCTTGGTCTGCACGGCGTTCAGTCTTCTCGgtgcagcaagagagagggagggagcgcgAGTGATGAGCGAGAGANNNNNNNNNNNNNNNNNNNNNNNNNNNNNNNNNNNNNNNNNNNNNNNNNNNNNNNNNNNNNNNNNNNNNNNNNNNNNNNNNNNNNNNNNNNNNNNNNNNGAGTCCTCGCTGCAAGTGTGTACGCTGCAGGAGACTCACTTCTCCCCTGCAGGCCTGGAAGGCGCTTGGTCTGCACGGCGTTCAGTCTTCTCGgtgcagcaagagagagggagggagcgcgagtgatgagcgagagaggagccCCGTAGTACATGCCGATTATGCccacagcgcatgcgcgcgcagcatgcggcatctcctccatcccACCGTGCGGGCGGATGAGGCGCCGACCGCGCGGCACGTATCCGAAGAGGGGGcgaggcgggagaggaggggcccGCTAGACGCATGTCCCGATTCGACGACATGACGGTTGCTCCTAGACGACCAggacgtcgccgcagcgcagcagtggGTGCGTGGGCTGTggctgtgcatgcgcgtgcttTTGCTGGTGTGTTCGTGGTAGAAGGACAGGCTGAAGAAGACATATATGTGCAGGTGCCCGCAAAACCGCGTGTCCTCACCGCTTtcgcccctcttcctctggTGCTGCAGTGGTGTTCGCCCTTGCGAATGCGCAAACGTCCAGTTGATCCGTGTGAGCGCACTCGacccccaccctcttctgcagcaccgcggaGGAACACGCGTGTCAGTGGCGCCTTTGGCGAAAAATGAGCAATAGAACTGTACCTGAGTGCTTGCGTATGCCGATCGATACGTCAACTGCTGTCACGGCAATCTCGCTCTTCAACTTGTGCACTTTGCAGTTTGGCACGAGTTACAATCCACATCATCCGGGCACGTCACAGGCCccgtcgctccgacgcaacgccatctACGACCTGAgcaccggcatcagcagccatgcatcgctctgacttTCCCACGCCGTAGGTGCCCCTGTCACCACCcgaggcggctcggcactggCAGGAGGGATAGGGGGATAAGGGGGGCGGCCCGGGGCCATGAGGATGCCACGCGTTGCGGCGTGCCTCCCGTCATCAGGGATGGTGACGGCAACAGGAAACTAAGAAAAAGTCAGAAGTATGTNNNNNNNNNNNNNNNNNNNNNNNNNNNNNNNNNNNNNNNNNNNNNNNNNNNNNNNNNNNNNNNNNNNNNNNNNNNNNNNNNNNNNNNNNNNNNNNNNNNTACCTGAGTGCTTGCGTATGCCGATCGATACGTCAACTGCTGTCACGGCAATCTCGCTCTTCAACTTGTGCACTTTGCAGTTTGGCACGAGTTACAATCCACATCATCCGGGCACGTCACAGGCCccgtcgctccgacgcaacgccatctACGACCTGAgcaccggcatcagcagccatgcatcgctctgacttTCCCACGCCGTAGGTGCCCCTGTCACCACCcgaggcggctcggcactggCAGGAGGGATAGGGGGATAAGGGGGGCGGCCCGGGGCCATGAGGATGCCACGCGTTGCGGCGTGCCTCCCGTCATCAGGGATGGTGACGGCAACAGGAAACTAAGAAAAAGTCAGAAGTATGTGGTCGCCAAATGAGCActggaagaggaagggaagaagaatGGCTGAGAAGGTTTCAAGCAACCACAGCGCCCCATTCCTGCTAGATGTCCCCCCGTTCTCCGCGTCCAAGATGGCCCCACCAAGAATATTGGTCCAACGCCGTCCACACGGACAAGCGCTGCAGGATGGCGATGGCTAGCTAAGGTGCACATGAACACAAAGGGAAAGGTGCTCacgtagacacacgcgcgagtCCACCTATTAAATAGGGAGGCGCAGAGTTTTTCCTGCGTTCTCTCGCTTGCATGTATTGGTGGGCGTGCAGCGTCTCGAGCACACGGTGATGACCTTTGCGCAAGACTAGTCGGGCCCACCCTCGGCGCCCGGTTCCGCGCCTCCGACTGCCGTATCTGTCTCTTCCACCGCAGCCGTCCTGACGTAGTTGATCTTCATAGCCACGTAGCCCGGCGCGAACTCGTTCGTGGTGCGGTGGAGGAGATTGTACTCCGGGTAGTACTCCGGTTCCACTCCGATCCCCTTGCCTTCGTTGTACGCCTTGCCAACAGGGCTCTCGGGGTCGAGGAAAACAATGACGGTGAACCGCTGCGGCCGGAATACGCCGAGCACCTTCTTCATCCGGTCCGAGTAGTTCGCCGCTCGGCTGTTCGTTTCGTAAGAGGCAAAGGAGCAGTGATCCTCTGGGGTAATGTGCATCGTCTGATACTCCTCGTCACGGATGGCGTTAATGCTGTAGCCGCAGGGCTCGAACTGGAGGTCGTGTAGCGTCCACGTGCCGTCCACAACGCGATCCAGGTGCGTCGCAGCGCGgatcgccgccgtctccgcgCTGGTGGAGATGAAGCGGTCGCTGAACCAGTGCTTGGTCTGCTCCTTGTCCAGCCCGTACATGGTCATACTGAGCTGTGTGTCATCCTCAGAGCTGCAGGGGCGGATGATGTCATCGTAACAGAAGAGAAAGTAATGGTCGCTGTCCACAGGGCCGAAGATGTAAGGCTTGCCAGTAGGGAAGTGCTGCTTCAGTGTCGCAAACTCGTCCGCCAGGGACGTGTGCGGCCCTTTCTGCATCCACGGAAAGGAGTAGTTTTTGTGCATGAAGGACACCCACTCCAGCTCCCCACGCACCGCGCTGATTGCCTCGAGGATGTTGGGGATGCTGTTAAGCAATGTGGTGGTGCCGCATGTGATAAGAATGATGCGGTTTTTCATCACAAAGAGAGAGCTCTCGGTCAGAACGTAGCTGTTTATGCACTCGTTCGACTCCCTCGACACGATCTGCGCGTTGAGCGAGCCAACCACACCGGACCACACGGAGTCGTCGAGGCTGCGCAGCCCATCCACGTGCGTCTCCAGTGTACAGCGCAAAATCACCTCGAGGCGCTTCTCCGGACCTTCGAAGCTGAACCCTTGCTCCGGGTTGTACCCTTTCATGGAGCCCCACATCGCCATGAGCGTGAGGGGGTCCTTTGTGGTGTTCGAGCAGACGTTCATGGTTGCCAGCGAGTAATTACCCGTGtttcatgtgtgtgcgccgcctcagAGCCGCTCTTTACGCGCCTGGGTGTATCAGAGAAAGTGCACGAATCTGTGGAAAGGagtggcgacgccgcagatCTGTTGGGGTGGGGGAAAAGCAAGAGGCAATGAAGCACAGATTTTTCGGTACGCTGAAGCACCTCGGCCAAAGACGATGAAAGGAGAATGTGAGAGATCAACGACACCAGCGTGCACAAGTACGTGTGATATTTCCAGGAGAGAAGCAGATAGGGAAGCGCGCAGACACAGTAGGATGGTAGAAACAGACAAGAGCAGATGGGAGGTGGGGGCGatgtgggagagggggaaaaaCCACccgtgtgcacacacacaggcccAGACAGGGACCGCTGCATGCTGCTCCTGTTGTGTGCGCCGACTTATCTCCAAAGTAAAAGGCTCCTTCACCACATGAGCGGCGTGCGCATGCTACTACTGAGTGGGCGTGATGTCACGAGCCTGTGCGCGTGAAAAGCTTCGGGGCACACAAACGGGTATGCAGGGAGGCAGGGGATAACGAGGGCATTGCccaagaaaaagaagcgaagcGACTAGCAGTTCCTTTGTCGGATGACGTCGTCCGTCGTCTGCCTCTTTTTGGCCTCCCGCGTGCTCCCTCGTCACTTGTTCGATCCGTATACGATGCCTCATCACCAACGCTGCAGAGAGAATGAAGTGACTCGACGCCAAAACTAAAAAAGTAAAACATCTGACGAGCGTGAGGCAACGACGGGAAGGGGGCTGGGAGGGAGACACGAAGCAGccggaaagaagaggagggcagagTGAGAGAGGCAGGCCAGGTCAACAGATGGCAACAACGAAGACATGGCAATGACGAtgatgttttttttttcttttaaAGGCGAATAATGATGATAAAGAGAAGCAGCCaaacaagagagggagaaagcagCGCTTTGTTTTTCAAGGCAAGCACATGTGGGCCGAGAGGCGGTggtaccaccaccaccaccagcagcagcagcagcagcagcacacacgcacacacacgtcatTGACTGAGCAAGGAaaggggcgggggtgggtgtGGAGGCGTGTAAAACAAGAATGCCTTCCAGAAGGCAGAAAACGGTAGACGAAAAATAAGACCACAAGACAagagaggtgctgctggcttgtgcgtgtatgtTGATCTGCGCCTCTGCTTTCTGCGGTGGAGGGAGAGTTGTCTCTCGATCGCCGACCGCGCCGCTTCGTTCCCCTTGCAGCTTGCACTACTTCTCCAGCTCTGTATGTGGGGAACAAGTAAGGCCTGTAAAAAGCGGCAACCGCCGTCGTGTCCTCCGATGCAATCCCTCCCTTTTGAGCACACGTCCTTCATTGTGGAGTGCGCATCGATGGCGGTGAGAGGGGGAGTCGCAGTCAAGCAAGTAGACGAAAAAATGCACTCTTTCGTTGTTGGAGCGCGCCGTCGGCCGCTCCTCTCGCTGCCTTCTGCTCGCTATCTCACGATCAGCCTtcacgcacaccgacactACATGCTGTCGTCTCACACGCTTGGCAGTGGGTGGCATGTGAGAGAGGTCTGCATGGGGA
Above is a window of Leishmania donovani BPK282A1 complete genome, chromosome 30 DNA encoding:
- a CDS encoding S-adenosylmethionine decarboxylase — its product is MNVCSNTTKDPLTLMAMWGSMKGYNPEQGFSFEGPEKRLEVILRCTLETHVDGLRSLDDSVWSGVVGSLNAQIVSRESNECINSYVLTESSLFVMKNRIILITCGTTTLLNSIPNILEAISAVRGELEWVSFMHKNYSFPWMQKGPHTSLADEFATLKQHFPTGKPYIFGPVDSDHYFLFCYDDIIRPCSSEDDTQLSMTMYGLDKEQTKHWFSDRFISTSAETAAIRAATHLDRVVDGTWTLHDLQFEPCGYSINAIRDEEYQTMHITPEDHCSFASYETNSRAANYSDRMKKVLGVFRPQRFTVIVFLDPESPVGKAYNEGKGIGVEPEYYPEYNLLHRTTNEFAPGYVAMKINYVRTAAVEETDTAVGGAEPGAEGGPD